One Setaria viridis chromosome 3, Setaria_viridis_v4.0, whole genome shotgun sequence DNA window includes the following coding sequences:
- the LOC117849958 gene encoding uncharacterized protein, which produces MAGTKLISLGFIVLMSMGLANAVRVARYSSADGTGTGGGGGGGYVNGAGSGSGSGTGAGESGSNGVHATAGGGGGGGGTSQYGGSGYGGGSGSGSGSGTYSQGPYSGYGEFSNAGGSGGGGGGGQAGGHWGSSAQGSGSGTGSGSSYSNRYWYGPSYAGANANGNGGGSGSSQNGGGGGGQGAGSGYGNANP; this is translated from the coding sequence ATGGCAGGCACAAAGCTAATATCACTGGGGTTCATTGTCCTCATGAGCATGGGATTAGCCAATGCTGTGAGGGTAGCTAGATACTCTAGTGCTGATGGGACGGGCactggagggggagggggtggtggatATGTGAATGGTGCAGGATCAGGGTCAGGGTCCGGCACTGGCGCAGGTGAGAGCGGTTCAAACGGTGTCCATGCAACTGCTGGAgggggtggtggaggtggtgggacTAGCCAATACGGTGGGTCTGGTTACGGTGGAGGGTCTGGGTCAGGTTCAGGGTCTGGTACATACAGTCAAGGACCGTATTCAGGCTATGGAGAATTTTCCAATGCTGGTGGttccggtggcggtggtggtggtggacaagCTGGAGGCCATTGGGGATCTAGTGCACAGGGATCTGGTAGCGGCACTGGATCTGGCTCTAGCTATTCTAATAGGTATTGGTACGGACCTAGTTATGCAGGTGCAAATGCTAATGGCaatggtggtggcagcgggaGCAGTCAAAAcggtgggggtggcggcggtcaAGGTGCTGGATCTGGGTACGGCAATGCCAACCCCTGA
- the LOC117849957 gene encoding uncharacterized protein gives MAGTKLISLGFIVLMSMGLANAVRVARYSSADGTGTGGGGGGGYVNGAGSGSGSGTGAGESGSNGVHATAGGGGGGGGTSQYGGSGYGGGSGSGSGSGTYSQGPYSGYGESSNAGGSGGGGGGGQAGGHWGSSAQGSGSGTGSGSSYSNRYWYGPSYAGANANGNGGGTGSSQNGGGGGGSGAGSGYGNANP, from the coding sequence ATGGCAGGCACAAAGCTAATATCACTGGGGTTCATTGTCCTCATGAGCATGGGATTAGCCAATGCTGTGAGGGTAGCTAGATACTCTAGTGCTGATGGGACGGGcaccggagggggagggggtggtggatATGTGAATGGTGCAGGATCAGGATCAGGGTCCGGCACTGGCGCAGGTGAGAGCGGTTCAAACGGTGTCCATGCAACTGCTGGAgggggtggtggaggtggtgggacCAGCCAATACGGTGGGTCTGGTTACGGTGGAGGGTCTGGGTCAGGTTCAGGGTCTGGTACATACAGTCAAGGACCGTATTCAGGCTATGGAGAATCTTCCAATGCTGGTGGttccggtggcggtggtggtggtggacaagCTGGAGGTCATTGGGGATCTAGTGCACAGGGGTCTGGCAGTGGCACTGGATCTGGCTCTAGCTATTCTAACAGGTATTGGTACGGACCTAGTTATGCAGGTGCAAATGCTAATGGCAATGGTGGTGGCACTGGGAGCAGTCAAAAcggtgggggtggcggcggttcAGGTGCTGGATCCGGATACGGCAATGCCAACCCCTAA
- the LOC117850134 gene encoding uncharacterized protein — protein sequence MAGTKLISLGFIVLMSMGLANAVRVARYSSADGTGTGGGGGGGYVNGAGSGSGSGTGAGESGSNGVHATAGGGGGGGGTSQYGGSGYGGGSGSGSGSGTYSQGPYSGYGESSNAGGSGGGGGGGQAGGHWGSSAQGSGSGTGSGSSYSNRYWYGPSYAGANANGNGGGSGSSQNGGGGGGQGAGSGYGNANP from the coding sequence ATGGCAGGCACAAAGCTAATATCACTGGGGTTCATTGTCCTCATGAGCATGGGATTAGCCAATGCTGTGAGGGTGGCTAGATACTCTAGTGCTGATGGGACGGGCactggagggggagggggtggtggatATGTGAATGGTGCAGGATCAGGGTCAGGGTCCGGCACTGGCGCAGGTGAGAGCGGTTCAAACGGTGTCCATGCAACTGCTGGAgggggtggtggaggtggtgggacTAGCCAATACGGTGGGTCTGGTTACGGTGGAGGGTCTGGGTCAGGTTCAGGGTCTGGTACATACAGTCAAGGACCGTATTCAGGTTATGGAGAATCTTCCAATGCTGGTGGttccggtggcggtggtggtggtggacaagCTGGAGGCCATTGGGGATCTAGTGCACAGGGATCTGGTAGCGGCACTGGATCTGGCTCTAGCTATTCTAATAGGTATTGGTATGGACCTAGTTATGCAGGTGCAAATGCTAATGGCaatggtggtggcagcgggaGCAGTCAAAAcggtgggggtggtggtggtcaaGGAGCTGGATCTGGGTACGGCAATGCCAATCCCTGA